A single window of Archangium gephyra DNA harbors:
- the rpsG gene encoding 30S ribosomal protein S7 codes for MPRRRVVAKRKILPDPKFQDRLVTKFVNDLMRKGKKSIAERVCYGAFALIEERAKEDPLKTFKKALDNVKPVLEVKSRRVGGATYQVPVEVRQDRRVALGMRWIITYAKARGEKTAMEKLAGEIMDAANNRGNAVKKREDTHKMAEANKAFAHYRW; via the coding sequence ATGCCTCGTCGTCGCGTAGTAGCCAAGCGCAAGATCCTTCCCGATCCGAAGTTCCAGGACCGCCTCGTCACGAAGTTCGTGAACGACCTGATGCGCAAGGGGAAGAAGTCCATCGCCGAGCGGGTGTGCTACGGCGCCTTCGCCCTCATCGAGGAGCGTGCGAAGGAAGATCCCCTCAAGACGTTCAAGAAGGCCCTGGACAACGTCAAGCCGGTGCTCGAGGTGAAGAGCCGCCGCGTCGGTGGCGCCACCTACCAGGTGCCCGTGGAGGTCCGTCAGGATCGCCGCGTGGCGCTGGGCATGCGCTGGATCATCACCTACGCCAAGGCGCGTGGTGAGAAGACGGCCATGGAGAAGCTGGCCGGCGAGATCATGGACGCCGCCAACAACCGTGGCAACGCGGTGAAGAAGCGCGAGGACACGCACAAGATGGCCGAGGCCAACAAGGCCTTCGCCCACTACCGCTGGTAG
- the fusA gene encoding elongation factor G: MPREYPLERYRNIGIMAHIDAGKTTTTERILFYTGAIHKMGEVHEGTTTTDWMPQERERGITITSAAITAFWSRNEQKYRINIIDTPGHVDFTIEVERSLRVLDGAIAVFDGVNGVEPQSETVWRQADKYKVPRICFINKMDRVGADYTMSVNSIREKLGAHPVRLQLPLGTEDKLRGVIDLVRMKALVFHDSEQGSRYDVVDIPGEFLEEATAARNELVETAAEQDDALTEKFLEGTELTEAEIRGAIRKGCLGLKIFPVFCGSSFKHKGVQPLLDAVVDYLPNPLEVPPVHGKTPKGEDETRPTDDKAPFSALAFKIMNDPQFPSQTLTFLRIYSGKLEAGTAAWNSVKGKRERISRLVQMRADKKDEVQECYAGDICAVVGLKLATTGDTLCDDKHPIILERMEFPEPVIDVAIEPKSTADQDKIITSLNRLMMEDPSFRVKTNEETGQTIIAGMGELHLEIIVDRLLREFKVDANVGKPQVAYRETITKAVESEGKYIRQTGGKGMYGHINLRVAPNEPGAGFVFENKIVGGVVSNEFVDAAKQGIQEAMQSGPIAGYPMLDVKVEAYDGSMHDVDSNEMAFKIAGSMAFRDAVRTAAPVLLEPIMDCEIVTPDDFTGDVIGDLNGRRGKIMGMEPRPGGVQAINAQVPLAKMFGYSTDLRSRSQGRATYTMRFSHYAPAPKDVLNR, from the coding sequence ATGCCTCGCGAGTATCCGCTCGAGCGCTATCGCAACATCGGCATCATGGCGCACATCGATGCTGGCAAGACCACGACCACGGAACGGATCCTGTTCTATACGGGAGCCATCCACAAGATGGGCGAGGTGCATGAAGGCACCACGACCACGGACTGGATGCCCCAGGAGCGCGAGCGCGGCATCACCATCACCTCCGCCGCCATCACCGCGTTCTGGAGCAGGAACGAGCAGAAGTACCGCATCAACATCATCGACACCCCCGGCCACGTGGACTTCACCATCGAGGTGGAGCGCTCCCTGCGTGTGCTCGATGGCGCCATCGCCGTGTTCGACGGCGTGAACGGCGTGGAGCCCCAGTCCGAGACGGTCTGGCGCCAGGCGGACAAGTACAAGGTCCCCCGCATCTGCTTCATCAACAAGATGGACCGGGTGGGCGCGGATTACACGATGTCCGTCAACTCCATCCGCGAGAAGCTGGGTGCGCACCCGGTGCGTCTGCAGCTGCCGCTCGGGACGGAGGACAAGCTCCGCGGCGTCATCGACCTGGTCCGGATGAAGGCGCTCGTGTTCCACGACTCGGAGCAGGGCAGCCGGTACGACGTGGTGGACATCCCCGGGGAGTTCCTCGAGGAGGCCACCGCGGCCCGGAACGAGCTCGTCGAGACGGCGGCCGAGCAGGACGACGCGCTCACCGAGAAGTTCCTCGAGGGCACGGAGCTGACCGAGGCGGAGATCCGCGGCGCCATCCGCAAGGGGTGCCTGGGGCTGAAGATCTTCCCCGTGTTCTGTGGCTCGTCCTTCAAGCACAAGGGTGTGCAGCCGCTGCTGGACGCGGTGGTGGACTACCTGCCCAACCCATTGGAAGTGCCCCCGGTGCACGGCAAGACGCCCAAGGGCGAGGACGAGACGCGGCCGACGGATGACAAGGCGCCCTTCAGCGCGCTGGCGTTCAAGATCATGAACGACCCGCAGTTCCCGTCGCAGACGCTCACGTTCCTCCGCATCTACTCGGGCAAGCTGGAGGCGGGCACGGCGGCGTGGAACTCGGTGAAGGGCAAGCGCGAGCGCATCAGTCGCTTGGTTCAGATGCGCGCGGACAAGAAGGACGAGGTTCAGGAGTGCTACGCCGGTGACATCTGCGCGGTGGTGGGCCTGAAGCTGGCCACCACGGGCGACACGCTCTGCGACGACAAGCACCCCATCATCCTGGAGCGGATGGAGTTCCCCGAGCCCGTCATCGACGTGGCCATCGAGCCGAAGTCCACGGCGGACCAGGACAAGATCATCACCAGCCTCAACCGCCTGATGATGGAGGACCCGTCGTTCCGCGTGAAGACGAACGAGGAGACGGGGCAGACCATCATCGCCGGCATGGGCGAGCTGCACCTGGAGATCATCGTCGACCGGCTCCTGCGCGAGTTCAAGGTGGACGCCAACGTGGGCAAGCCCCAGGTGGCCTACCGCGAGACGATCACCAAGGCCGTGGAGTCCGAGGGCAAGTACATCCGCCAGACGGGTGGCAAGGGCATGTACGGCCACATCAACCTGCGGGTGGCCCCCAACGAGCCGGGTGCCGGCTTCGTCTTCGAGAACAAGATCGTCGGCGGGGTGGTGTCCAACGAGTTCGTCGATGCGGCGAAGCAGGGCATCCAGGAGGCCATGCAGAGTGGTCCCATCGCGGGCTACCCCATGCTGGACGTGAAGGTGGAGGCCTACGACGGCTCCATGCACGACGTGGACTCCAACGAGATGGCCTTCAAGATCGCCGGCTCGATGGCCTTCCGCGACGCCGTGCGCACCGCCGCCCCGGTGCTCCTCGAGCCCATCATGGACTGCGAGATCGTCACCCCCGACGACTTCACCGGTGACGTCATTGGCGACCTGAACGGCCGCCGCGGGAAGATCATGGGGATGGAGCCCCGGCCGGGAGGCGTGCAGGCAATCAACGCCCAGGTGCCGTTGGCCAAGATGTTCGGGTACTCGACCGACCTGCGCAGCCGCAGCCAGGGAAGAGCCACCTACACCATGCGGTTCAGCCACTACGCGCCGGCACCCAAGGACGTGCTGAACCGTTGA
- the tuf gene encoding elongation factor Tu, protein MSKEKFDRSLPHVNIGTIGHVDHGKTSLTAAITKVLAKTGGATFLAYDQIDKAPEERERGITISTAHVEYKTKNRHYAHVDCPGHADYVKNMITGAAQMDGAILVVSAADGPMPQTREHILLARQVGVPYIVVFLNKVDMLDDPELRELVEMEVRDLLKKYDFPGDSIPIVPGSALKALEGDTSEIGEQSILKLMEAVDSYIPTPQRATDKPFLMPVEDVFSIAGRGTVATGRVERGIIKVGEEIEIVGLRPTQKTVVTGVEMFRKLLDEGRAGDNIGALLRGLKREDLERGQVLSKPGSITPHTKFKAQIYVLSKEEGGRHTPFFKGYRPQFYFRTTDVTGTVKLPDNVEMVMPGDNIAIEVELITPVAMEKELRFAVREGGRTVGAGVVAEIIA, encoded by the coding sequence ATGAGTAAGGAAAAGTTCGATAGAAGCTTGCCGCACGTCAACATCGGCACCATCGGCCACGTTGACCACGGCAAGACGTCCCTCACGGCGGCCATCACCAAGGTGCTGGCGAAGACCGGCGGCGCGACCTTCCTCGCGTACGACCAGATCGACAAGGCTCCCGAGGAGCGCGAGCGCGGCATCACCATCTCCACGGCCCACGTGGAGTACAAGACGAAGAACCGTCACTACGCGCACGTCGATTGTCCGGGCCACGCCGACTACGTGAAGAACATGATCACGGGCGCGGCGCAGATGGACGGCGCCATCCTCGTGGTGTCGGCCGCTGACGGCCCGATGCCCCAGACGCGTGAGCACATCCTGCTCGCCCGCCAGGTCGGCGTCCCCTACATCGTGGTCTTCCTGAACAAGGTCGACATGCTGGACGACCCCGAGCTGCGTGAGCTCGTGGAGATGGAAGTCCGCGACCTGCTCAAGAAGTACGACTTCCCGGGCGACAGCATCCCCATCGTCCCGGGCTCGGCCCTCAAGGCCCTCGAGGGTGACACCTCGGAGATCGGCGAGCAGTCCATCCTCAAGCTGATGGAGGCGGTGGACAGCTACATCCCCACCCCGCAGCGCGCCACGGACAAGCCCTTCCTGATGCCGGTGGAGGACGTGTTCTCCATCGCCGGCCGCGGTACGGTGGCCACCGGCCGCGTGGAGCGCGGCATCATCAAGGTGGGCGAGGAAATCGAGATCGTGGGTCTGCGTCCGACGCAGAAGACGGTCGTCACGGGCGTGGAGATGTTCCGCAAGCTGCTGGACGAGGGCCGCGCGGGCGATAACATCGGCGCGCTGCTGCGTGGTCTGAAGCGTGAGGACCTCGAGCGTGGCCAGGTGCTCTCCAAGCCGGGCAGCATCACCCCGCACACCAAGTTCAAGGCGCAGATCTACGTCCTCTCGAAGGAAGAGGGTGGCCGTCACACCCCGTTCTTCAAGGGGTACCGCCCGCAGTTCTACTTCCGCACCACGGACGTGACTGGCACGGTGAAGCTGCCGGACAACGTCGAGATGGTGATGCCCGGCGACAACATCGCCATCGAGGTGGAGCTGATCACCCCTGTGGCCATGGAGAAGGAGCTGCGCTTCGCCGTTCGCGAGGGTGGCCGTACCGTGGGCGCCGGCGTCGTGGCAGAGATCATCGCGTAG
- the rpsJ gene encoding 30S ribosomal protein S10: MATQKIRIRLKAYDSKLLDQSAGEIVETARRTGAKVAGPIPLPTRINKFTVLRSPHVDKKSREQFEIRTHKRLLDILEPTQQTLDALMKLDLSAGVDVEIKS; the protein is encoded by the coding sequence ATGGCGACACAGAAGATCCGCATCCGGCTGAAGGCGTACGACTCCAAGCTCCTGGATCAGAGCGCTGGCGAGATCGTGGAGACGGCTCGGCGCACGGGCGCCAAGGTGGCCGGTCCGATCCCCCTGCCCACGCGCATCAACAAGTTCACGGTTCTGCGCTCGCCGCACGTGGACAAGAAGAGCCGCGAGCAGTTCGAGATCCGTACTCACAAGCGCCTGCTCGATATCCTCGAGCCGACCCAGCAGACGCTGGACGCGCTGATGAAGCTGGATCTCTCGGCCGGCGTTGACGTGGAGATCAAGTCCTGA
- the rplD gene encoding 50S ribosomal protein L4 codes for MAKFDVVDLDLKKVSELELSDEVFGAEPNANLFYEVAKMQQINRRRGTVGVKNTSLVSGGGKKPWKQKGTGRARQGSIRASHWVGGGKAMAPKQRDYFYRPPKKVRRGALKAALSLRAREKTLIIVSDFSLSAPKSKQAFEALTKRLKLSGALVIDAKDNTNLHRSVRNLAKFDVLPPEGLNLESVLRHKHLVLTSAAAKAIEGALS; via the coding sequence ATGGCGAAGTTCGACGTAGTCGACTTGGATTTGAAGAAGGTGTCGGAGCTCGAGCTCTCCGACGAGGTTTTCGGTGCCGAGCCGAACGCGAACCTCTTTTATGAGGTCGCGAAGATGCAGCAGATCAACCGGCGCCGGGGTACGGTGGGTGTGAAGAACACCTCGCTGGTGAGCGGCGGTGGCAAGAAGCCCTGGAAGCAGAAGGGTACTGGCCGCGCTCGTCAGGGTTCCATCCGCGCCTCCCACTGGGTGGGCGGCGGTAAGGCGATGGCCCCCAAGCAGCGGGACTACTTCTACCGTCCCCCGAAGAAGGTCCGTCGCGGTGCGCTCAAGGCGGCCCTGTCGCTGCGCGCCCGGGAGAAGACGCTCATCATCGTGAGCGACTTCAGCCTGTCGGCTCCCAAGAGCAAGCAGGCCTTCGAGGCTCTGACCAAGCGCCTGAAGCTGTCCGGCGCGCTGGTCATTGACGCCAAGGACAACACCAACCTGCACCGCAGCGTGCGCAACCTGGCGAAGTTCGACGTTCTGCCCCCCGAGGGTCTGAACCTCGAGTCCGTGCTCCGCCACAAGCACCTGGTGCTCACTTCCGCGGCCGCGAAGGCCATCGAGGGGGCGCTCTCGTGA
- a CDS encoding 50S ribosomal protein L23 codes for MNINDVIKGPLITEKLDAAREKFRQYSFIVDKKASKYDVANAVEKLFKVSVEGVRTNIVRGKTKRVGRSIGKRPNFKKAVVTLKEGDKIELFEGGAV; via the coding sequence GTGAATATCAACGACGTCATCAAGGGACCGCTCATCACCGAGAAGCTGGACGCGGCCCGCGAGAAGTTCCGGCAGTACTCGTTCATCGTCGACAAGAAGGCCAGCAAGTACGACGTGGCCAACGCCGTCGAGAAGCTCTTCAAGGTGAGCGTCGAGGGTGTGCGGACCAACATCGTGCGCGGCAAGACCAAGCGCGTGGGTCGCTCGATTGGCAAGCGGCCGAACTTCAAGAAGGCGGTCGTGACCCTGAAGGAAGGGGACAAGATCGAGCTCTTCGAGGGAGGCGCGGTCTAG
- the rplB gene encoding 50S ribosomal protein L2, producing the protein MGIKKYKPTSAARRLMTASDFADITKGKPEKKLTESLSKSGGRNVHGHITRRHQGGGHKRRYRVIDFKRRDKDGVPAKVAAVEYDPNRSANIALLHYADGEKRYILAPVDIKVGDTVMAGESADIRPGNSLPLINIPIGTIIHNVELKPGRGAQIIRSAGSSGQLMAKEGRYAQVRLPSGAVRMVLIECRATVGQVGNLEHEIIRIGKAGRSRWLGIRPTVRGLAMNPVDHPHGGGEGKSGQGNPHPVSPWGQKTKGLSTRTNKRTDKFIVSVRRPGARSQ; encoded by the coding sequence ATGGGCATCAAGAAGTACAAGCCGACCTCCGCCGCCCGCCGTCTGATGACCGCGTCTGATTTCGCGGACATCACCAAGGGCAAGCCGGAGAAGAAGCTCACCGAGTCCCTGTCGAAGTCCGGCGGCCGTAACGTCCACGGCCACATCACCCGCCGCCACCAGGGCGGTGGTCACAAGCGCCGCTACCGCGTCATCGACTTCAAGCGTCGGGACAAGGACGGCGTGCCGGCCAAGGTCGCCGCGGTCGAGTACGACCCGAACCGCTCCGCCAACATCGCCCTCCTGCACTACGCGGATGGCGAGAAGCGCTACATCCTCGCCCCGGTCGACATCAAGGTTGGTGACACCGTCATGGCGGGTGAGAGCGCGGACATCCGTCCGGGCAACAGCCTCCCGCTGATCAACATCCCGATCGGTACCATCATCCACAACGTGGAGCTGAAGCCGGGCCGTGGCGCCCAGATCATCCGCTCCGCCGGTTCCTCCGGTCAGCTGATGGCCAAGGAGGGCCGCTACGCCCAGGTTCGTCTGCCCTCGGGCGCCGTGCGCATGGTCCTCATCGAGTGCCGTGCGACCGTGGGCCAGGTGGGTAACCTGGAGCACGAAATCATCCGCATCGGCAAGGCCGGCCGCAGCCGCTGGCTGGGCATCCGGCCCACCGTCCGCGGTCTGGCGATGAACCCCGTCGACCACCCGCACGGTGGTGGTGAGGGTAAGTCCGGCCAGGGTAATCCGCATCCGGTGTCGCCGTGGGGCCAGAAGACCAAGGGTCTCAGCACGCGCACCAACAAGCGTACTGACAAGTTCATCGTGAGCGTCCGCCGTCCGGGCGCGCGCAGCCAGTAG
- the rpsS gene encoding 30S ribosomal protein S19: MARSIKKGPFVDGYLVKKIEDMITTNKKSVVKTWSRRSTILPEFVGHTFAVHNGRKFIPVFVTENMVGHKLGEFAPTRTFGGHSAEKKVAKGK; this comes from the coding sequence ATGGCGCGTTCGATCAAGAAGGGTCCGTTCGTCGATGGTTACCTCGTGAAGAAGATCGAGGACATGATCACGACGAACAAGAAGAGTGTTGTGAAGACGTGGTCCCGGCGTTCCACCATCCTGCCGGAGTTCGTGGGACACACCTTCGCGGTGCATAACGGCCGCAAGTTCATCCCCGTCTTCGTGACCGAGAACATGGTGGGCCACAAGCTCGGCGAGTTCGCCCCGACGCGTACGTTCGGCGGTCACTCGGCGGAGAAGAAGGTCGCCAAGGGCAAGTAG
- the rplV gene encoding 50S ribosomal protein L22, whose translation MESKAHLRFLRMSPRKVSTVAALVRGKPVGQALNILRFTSRAAAVPVAKLIKSAVANATDLSKGQVDVDKLIVKTISVDQGPTQRRYMPRAMGRATRINKKTSHIHVVLEEAAKK comes from the coding sequence ATGGAGTCGAAGGCACATCTGAGGTTCCTGCGCATGTCGCCCCGTAAGGTTTCCACGGTGGCGGCGCTCGTCCGGGGCAAGCCGGTGGGGCAGGCCCTGAACATCCTGCGCTTCACCAGCCGCGCCGCGGCGGTCCCCGTGGCCAAGCTCATCAAGAGCGCCGTGGCCAACGCGACCGATCTGTCGAAGGGACAGGTCGACGTGGATAAGCTGATCGTGAAGACGATCTCGGTGGATCAGGGTCCGACCCAGCGCCGCTATATGCCGCGCGCCATGGGCCGCGCCACGCGCATCAACAAGAAGACCAGCCACATTCACGTGGTGCTGGAGGAGGCGGCCAAGAAGTAA
- the rpsC gene encoding 30S ribosomal protein S3, which yields MGQKVHPIGFRLGVIKTWDSKWFEHKNYAQWLHEDIRIREFVKKSLAHAGVSKVEIERAANKVKVNVHTARPGIVIGKRGAGIETVKKDLQQFTKNEVFLNIVEVRKAETDAQLVAENIATQLERRIAFRRAMKKALQTAMKFGAKGIRVSCSGRLGGAEMARYEWYREGRVPLHTLRADIDYGFAEAKTTYGKIGCKVWICRGEVLPTKGGQAAPAANR from the coding sequence TTGGGCCAGAAAGTCCATCCCATTGGGTTCCGCCTCGGGGTCATCAAGACCTGGGACTCCAAGTGGTTCGAGCACAAGAACTACGCGCAGTGGCTGCATGAAGACATCCGCATCCGCGAGTTCGTGAAGAAGTCGCTCGCCCACGCGGGTGTCTCCAAGGTGGAGATCGAGCGCGCGGCGAACAAGGTGAAGGTCAACGTGCACACCGCGCGCCCGGGCATTGTCATCGGCAAGCGCGGTGCCGGCATCGAGACGGTGAAGAAGGACCTGCAGCAGTTCACCAAGAACGAGGTCTTCCTCAACATCGTCGAGGTCCGCAAGGCCGAGACGGACGCGCAGCTGGTGGCGGAGAACATCGCCACCCAGCTCGAGCGCCGTATCGCTTTCCGCCGCGCCATGAAGAAGGCGCTGCAGACGGCGATGAAGTTCGGCGCCAAGGGCATCCGGGTCTCCTGCTCCGGCCGTCTCGGCGGCGCGGAGATGGCTCGCTACGAGTGGTACCGCGAGGGCCGCGTGCCCCTGCACACCCTCCGCGCGGACATCGACTACGGTTTCGCCGAGGCCAAGACGACCTACGGCAAGATCGGTTGCAAGGTCTGGATCTGCCGCGGCGAGGTGCTGCCCACCAAGGGTGGCCAGGCCGCGCCGGCCGCCAACCGC